In Massilia violaceinigra, one DNA window encodes the following:
- a CDS encoding ExeA family protein produces MRALNPMYHQHFGLHQSPFGITPNPAFFYAGNTRGEILDALLYAVEHGEGIIKVTGEVGSGKTMLCRMLENQLPPHIDVIYLANPTLKNTEVAYAIAGELELDVTGKRIDEVTRMLQADLIARHSAGKQVVLLVEEAQAMPLETLEEVRLFSNLETARHKLLQIVLFGQPELDEHLNLASMRQFKERITHNFVVPAMPPDVIPDFLAFRLHAAGYNGPAVFSAAATRQIARVSQGIVRRINILADKALMAAYIDESDLVEARHAKAAIADCAFAGSGRPKGRTLALAGLGAAMLALLAWLVSRSIFFH; encoded by the coding sequence ATGCGTGCACTAAACCCCATGTATCACCAGCACTTCGGCCTGCACCAGTCGCCCTTCGGCATCACGCCCAACCCCGCCTTCTTTTACGCCGGCAATACGCGCGGCGAGATTCTCGACGCCCTGCTTTACGCGGTCGAGCACGGCGAAGGCATCATCAAGGTCACGGGCGAAGTCGGCAGCGGCAAGACCATGCTGTGCCGCATGCTGGAAAACCAGCTGCCGCCGCACATCGACGTGATCTACCTGGCCAATCCCACGTTGAAAAACACCGAGGTCGCCTACGCCATCGCCGGCGAACTCGAACTCGACGTCACCGGCAAGCGCATCGACGAAGTCACGCGCATGCTGCAGGCCGACCTGATCGCCCGCCACAGCGCCGGCAAGCAGGTGGTGCTGCTGGTCGAGGAAGCCCAGGCCATGCCGCTCGAGACGCTGGAAGAGGTGCGCCTGTTCTCCAACCTGGAAACGGCGCGCCACAAGCTGCTGCAGATCGTGCTGTTCGGCCAGCCCGAGCTCGATGAGCACCTGAACCTGGCCAGCATGCGCCAGTTCAAGGAACGCATCACCCACAACTTCGTGGTGCCGGCCATGCCGCCCGACGTGATTCCCGACTTCCTGGCATTCCGCCTGCATGCGGCCGGCTACAACGGCCCGGCCGTGTTCAGCGCCGCCGCAACCAGACAGATCGCGCGCGTGTCGCAAGGCATCGTGCGGCGTATCAATATACTGGCGGACAAAGCCCTGATGGCCGCCTACATCGACGAATCCGACCTGGTCGAAGCGCGCCATGCCAAAGCGGCCATCGCCGATTGCGCTTTTGCCGGCAGCGGCCGCCCTAAGGGCAGGACCTTGGCCCTGGCCGGCCTCGGCGCGGCCATGCTGGCGTTGCTCGCGTGGCTCGTTTCGCGCAGCATCTTCTTCCATTAG
- a CDS encoding type II secretion system protein, whose amino-acid sequence MRQIATPPRLSSGCSRRGGFSLLEMAVCTVVMAVLTGVLLQRLLYYREQAELAAVEQLAGVLRSALVLKIGQLQARGKEAEIPSLIGKNPIDWLAEKPRNYAGEYFAPTPAQVGPGNWYFDRKSKTLVYLISGEKKFPHGTAKRINFKVEFTRLPTIPAKQSGTSETRTVALTQVNS is encoded by the coding sequence ATGAGACAGATTGCCACCCCGCCAAGGTTGTCATCGGGGTGCTCGCGCCGGGGCGGCTTTTCGCTGCTGGAAATGGCGGTGTGCACGGTGGTGATGGCGGTGTTGACTGGTGTGCTTTTACAACGCTTGCTCTACTATCGCGAACAGGCCGAACTGGCCGCGGTGGAGCAGCTCGCCGGCGTGCTGCGCAGCGCGCTGGTGCTCAAGATCGGCCAGTTGCAGGCCCGTGGAAAAGAGGCGGAAATCCCCTCTCTCATTGGGAAAAACCCGATCGACTGGCTGGCTGAAAAGCCGCGCAATTATGCCGGCGAATACTTCGCGCCGACCCCGGCCCAGGTCGGTCCCGGCAACTGGTATTTCGACCGTAAAAGCAAAACCTTGGTGTACTTGATAAGTGGGGAAAAAAAATTTCCACATGGCACTGCGAAGCGCATCAACTTCAAGGTAGAATTCACTCGCTTGCCCACAATCCCCGCCAAGCAGAGTGGTACGTCAGAAACCCGGACCGTTGCCCTTACTCAAGTTAATAGTTAA
- a CDS encoding tetratricopeptide repeat protein: MSLLMQAIKKAERAKQNHAPDEELAKPSEAYDEVLALAPHEQATSAEPLTLSPLDAAPAAARAEPSIDVAPEAPRMAIPDPQAEPPAPPPPPRRARNAPPPPPPRVKAQKRAMARMDARTIRIAVLGSIALLIAAVFAYIYWNAVYGPGSSRHLPMVPMPGQNQSAAPDPGAAVPGVPVIAAQPGADVPIQAAQPVQPYVAQAPAPSSRDQIPPDEAMRLQQLQQQQPPAQAAPRPSTARAPAAAADSSGIRVARSSKPEQINPSLQNGFTAYNNGDLPAARQSYQTVLRQDANNRDALLGMAALAARDNQAEQAASIYARLLELDPNDNDALAGLTSVRQGDPAQSEGRLRRVVERNPESGPLLFALGNLYARQGRWPEAQQHYFRAYSASPNNADYAFNLAIGLDRLNQGKLALTYYQRAVELAQRGAVNFDRAAAATRARELGGQ, encoded by the coding sequence ATGAGCCTCCTGATGCAGGCCATCAAGAAAGCCGAACGCGCCAAGCAAAACCATGCGCCCGACGAGGAACTGGCGAAGCCCTCCGAAGCCTACGACGAGGTACTGGCGCTGGCGCCGCATGAGCAGGCCACATCCGCCGAGCCGCTGACCCTGTCGCCGCTCGACGCGGCGCCGGCCGCCGCGCGCGCCGAACCGTCCATCGATGTCGCGCCCGAGGCGCCGCGCATGGCCATTCCGGACCCGCAGGCCGAACCGCCGGCGCCACCGCCACCGCCACGGCGTGCGCGCAATGCCCCGCCACCGCCGCCACCACGGGTCAAGGCCCAGAAGCGCGCCATGGCGCGCATGGACGCGCGCACCATCCGCATTGCGGTCCTCGGCAGCATCGCCCTGCTGATCGCCGCCGTGTTCGCGTATATTTACTGGAACGCCGTGTACGGTCCAGGTTCCAGCCGCCACCTGCCGATGGTGCCGATGCCGGGCCAGAACCAGAGCGCCGCGCCGGATCCCGGCGCTGCCGTGCCCGGCGTGCCCGTCATCGCCGCCCAGCCCGGTGCGGACGTCCCCATTCAAGCGGCGCAGCCGGTCCAGCCCTACGTTGCGCAAGCGCCGGCGCCCTCGTCGCGCGACCAGATTCCGCCGGACGAAGCGATGCGCCTGCAGCAGTTGCAGCAGCAACAGCCGCCTGCTCAAGCCGCGCCGCGCCCATCCACCGCGCGCGCGCCGGCAGCCGCGGCCGACAGCAGCGGTATCCGCGTGGCACGCTCAAGCAAGCCGGAGCAGATCAATCCATCGCTCCAGAACGGTTTTACGGCCTACAACAATGGCGACCTGCCAGCCGCGCGCCAAAGCTACCAGACCGTGCTGCGGCAAGACGCGAACAACCGCGACGCCCTGCTCGGCATGGCCGCCCTCGCCGCCCGCGACAACCAGGCCGAGCAGGCTGCAAGCATCTATGCGCGCCTGCTCGAGCTCGACCCCAACGACAACGATGCGCTGGCCGGCCTGACCAGCGTGCGCCAGGGCGACCCGGCCCAGTCCGAAGGGCGCCTGCGCCGCGTGGTCGAGCGCAATCCGGAATCGGGCCCGCTGCTGTTCGCCCTGGGCAACCTGTACGCGCGCCAGGGACGCTGGCCGGAAGCCCAGCAGCATTATTTCCGCGCCTATTCCGCCAGCCCGAACAATGCCGACTACGCCTTCAACCTGGCCATCGGCCTGGACCGCCTGAACCAGGGGAAACTGGCGTTGACCTATTACCAGCGCGCGGTGGAACTGGCGCAGCGCGGCGCCGTCAATTTCGACCGTGCCGCGGCCGCCACCCGCGCACGCGAACTGGGCGGGCAATAA
- a CDS encoding ABC transporter ATP-binding protein, with protein sequence MSTPALRFRQLVKRYAGTPVLEGIDLDIAAGECVGLVGVNGAGKTSLLKCLFDFVSFESGSIEIFGHGHRLAQARRPLAFLPERFMPPYYLTGAEFLKYMAKLHGNTYDIHAAHAMFDALDLDHAALSMPVRKHSKGMTQKLGLAACFLADKQAYVLDEPMSGLDPKARARLKERLLHARSQGATVFFSSHALADIDELCDRMAILHGGQLRFIGTPAACREAYGAATLEQAFLACVH encoded by the coding sequence ATGAGCACACCCGCGCTGCGCTTCCGCCAGTTAGTCAAACGCTACGCCGGCACCCCGGTACTGGAAGGCATCGACCTCGACATCGCGGCGGGCGAATGCGTGGGCCTAGTGGGGGTGAACGGCGCCGGCAAGACCAGCCTCCTGAAATGTCTGTTCGACTTCGTCTCGTTCGAGTCCGGCAGCATCGAGATCTTCGGCCACGGCCACCGCCTCGCGCAAGCGCGCCGTCCCCTCGCCTTCCTGCCCGAACGCTTCATGCCGCCCTACTACCTCACCGGCGCCGAATTCCTGAAATACATGGCCAAACTGCACGGCAACACCTACGACATCCACGCCGCCCACGCCATGTTCGACGCGCTCGACCTCGACCATGCGGCGTTGTCCATGCCGGTACGCAAGCACTCCAAGGGCATGACCCAAAAGCTCGGCCTGGCCGCCTGCTTCCTCGCCGACAAACAAGCCTACGTGCTGGACGAACCCATGAGCGGCCTCGACCCGAAGGCGCGCGCCCGCCTGAAAGAGCGCCTGTTGCACGCGCGCAGCCAGGGCGCCACCGTGTTTTTCAGCTCGCACGCGCTGGCCGACATCGACGAACTGTGCGACCGCATGGCCATCCTGCACGGCGGCCAGCTGCGCTTCATCGGCACCCCCGCGGCCTGCCGCGAGGCCTACGGCGCCGCCACGCTGGAACAGGCCTTCCTCGCATGCGTGCACTAA
- a CDS encoding GspE/PulE family protein, with protein MSEHAKFPLGKLLIQKGVISEDQLRIALIEQKRSSEPLGKLLITLGFVTEATVREALSENLNQQSADLTSLVVDAIALKLIPKDVAKRYRVFPIVYERDTDNLILAMADTSNIVALDQISAMLVKGITIAPVLVNESDIARAIDQYYGFELSIDGILLEIETGEVNYSAMAATTDEYSQPMVRLMDALLADAVQNGASDIHFEPEQSFLRIRYRIDGILRQIRSLHKSYWPAMAVRLKVMSNMNIAESRAPQDGRISIKFSGRQIDFRASAQPTTHGENFVLRVLDRQKGLVPLDGLGLGEDELHLLKLMIARPHGVILVTGPTGSGKTTTLYSILNHINTESVNIMTLEDPVEYPMNMIRQTSINESAKMGFADGIRSMMRQDPDIILVGEVRDRETAEMAFSAAMTGHQVYTTLHTNSAIGSVSRLLDIGILPDIMAGNIIGIIAQRLVRRLCQVCKTESVADAMERRLLGLSAEDPAATICQAAGCEACGHQGYKGRMAIMELLKVNADIDEAIARRASLRELKDTARAAGFRSLVDDGMRRVLEGATSLDEVARVVDLTDRLA; from the coding sequence ATGTCGGAACATGCAAAATTCCCTCTCGGCAAACTGCTGATCCAGAAAGGGGTCATCAGCGAAGACCAGCTGCGGATCGCGCTGATCGAACAAAAGCGCAGCAGCGAGCCGCTCGGCAAACTGCTGATCACGCTCGGCTTCGTCACCGAAGCGACGGTGCGCGAAGCGCTGTCCGAAAACCTGAACCAGCAAAGCGCCGACCTCACCAGCCTGGTGGTCGACGCCATCGCGTTGAAACTCATCCCGAAGGATGTGGCCAAGCGCTACCGCGTATTCCCTATCGTCTACGAACGCGATACCGACAACCTGATCCTGGCCATGGCCGACACCAGCAACATCGTCGCGCTGGACCAGATCAGCGCCATGCTGGTCAAGGGCATTACGATCGCGCCGGTGCTGGTCAACGAATCGGACATCGCGCGCGCCATCGACCAGTATTACGGCTTCGAGCTGTCGATCGACGGCATTTTGCTCGAGATTGAAACGGGCGAAGTCAATTACTCCGCCATGGCCGCTACCACCGACGAATACAGCCAGCCGATGGTGCGCCTGATGGACGCGCTGCTGGCCGACGCGGTGCAAAATGGCGCGTCGGACATCCATTTCGAGCCGGAACAGAGTTTTCTGCGCATCCGCTACCGCATCGACGGCATCCTGCGCCAGATCCGCAGCCTGCACAAATCGTACTGGCCGGCGATGGCGGTGCGCCTGAAGGTGATGAGCAATATGAACATCGCCGAATCGCGCGCGCCGCAGGACGGCCGCATTTCGATCAAGTTCTCGGGGCGCCAGATCGACTTCCGGGCCTCGGCCCAACCGACCACGCACGGCGAAAATTTTGTGCTGCGCGTGCTCGATCGCCAGAAGGGACTCGTGCCGCTGGATGGCCTGGGGCTGGGCGAGGACGAACTGCACCTGCTCAAACTGATGATCGCCCGTCCGCACGGCGTGATCCTCGTCACCGGCCCGACCGGCAGCGGCAAGACCACCACCCTGTACTCGATCCTGAACCACATCAATACCGAGAGCGTCAACATCATGACGCTGGAAGACCCGGTCGAGTACCCGATGAACATGATCCGCCAGACCTCGATCAACGAGTCGGCCAAGATGGGTTTTGCCGACGGCATCCGCTCGATGATGCGCCAGGACCCGGATATCATTTTGGTGGGCGAAGTGCGCGACAGGGAAACCGCCGAAATGGCGTTTTCGGCCGCCATGACCGGCCACCAGGTCTACACCACCCTGCACACCAATTCGGCCATCGGCTCGGTGTCGCGCCTGCTCGACATCGGCATCCTGCCCGACATCATGGCCGGGAACATCATCGGCATCATCGCCCAGCGCCTGGTGCGGCGCCTGTGCCAGGTGTGCAAGACCGAATCGGTGGCCGACGCGATGGAGCGCCGTTTGCTTGGCCTCTCGGCCGAGGACCCGGCGGCCACCATCTGCCAGGCGGCCGGCTGCGAAGCCTGCGGCCACCAGGGCTACAAGGGCCGCATGGCGATCATGGAACTGCTCAAGGTGAACGCCGACATCGACGAAGCCATCGCCCGCCGCGCCTCGCTGCGCGAACTGAAAGACACCGCGCGCGCCGCGGGCTTTCGCTCGCTGGTCGACGATGGCATGCGCCGGGTGCTGGAGGGCGCCACCTCGCTCGACGAAGTGGCGCGCGTGGTCGACCTGACCGACAGGCTGGCCTGA
- a CDS encoding pilus (MSHA type) biogenesis protein MshL — translation MTLTKSVSPWSTAGTAICCALLSACATPTLPRSPSHVTQAPPAAGRIPDPVMHSAPLPPPKATPKAETYSVTVHKVPVQSLLFALARDARLNVDIHPGIEGTVTLNALDQTLPQLLTRISRQVDMRYEIDGATLTVLPDTPVWRNYKVDYVNMARSTSSSVNIATQISTTGGGSSTPTLTNANGSTSGGAAAAGGSGNNNSTTSVTNRSENNFWGSLEKNIRDMLRETTLGDAPSTISSAAPPPAPGAAQPQPGQPAQPTPPAVPDNVLAAFNASSSERQRNAPSVIVNAEGGLLAVRATGRQHEKIQQFLDIVLGSAKRQVLIEATIIEVRLSDQYQQGINWSRLHGGLTLTQKPVGGTLPGSNVAIGTTPGLFSINYINPTSALGNITTAIQLLESFGKVKVLSSPKISVLNNQTAMLKVVDNNVFFTIKVTPAVIGVNGNVTTPATYESKLETVPVGFVMSVTPQIADSDEVTLNVRPTITRIVGYVTDPNPALAAENVISQVPVIQAREVESILKVYSGDISVLGGLMQDSVDNAKDAVPGAGVLPVIGNFFSYRNEKVSKTELVIFIRPVVVKNASINGDYKDYRYLLPDTSGAVSEPYSEPVRGKVN, via the coding sequence ATGACCCTGACTAAATCCGTTTCCCCCTGGAGTACCGCGGGCACCGCCATCTGTTGCGCCTTGTTGAGCGCGTGTGCCACGCCCACCCTGCCCCGTTCGCCGTCGCATGTGACCCAGGCGCCCCCGGCGGCCGGACGGATTCCCGATCCGGTCATGCACAGCGCGCCGCTGCCGCCGCCCAAAGCCACGCCCAAGGCCGAAACCTACAGCGTCACGGTGCACAAGGTGCCGGTGCAGTCGCTGCTGTTTGCGCTGGCGCGCGACGCCCGCCTGAATGTCGACATTCACCCGGGCATCGAAGGTACGGTGACCCTCAACGCGCTCGACCAGACCCTGCCGCAGTTGCTGACCCGCATTTCGCGCCAGGTGGACATGCGCTACGAAATCGACGGCGCCACCCTGACCGTGCTGCCCGATACGCCGGTGTGGCGTAATTACAAGGTCGATTACGTCAACATGGCGCGCAGCACCAGCAGCAGCGTCAACATCGCCACCCAGATTTCGACCACCGGCGGCGGCTCGAGCACCCCCACGCTCACCAACGCCAATGGCAGCACCAGCGGCGGCGCGGCCGCGGCCGGCGGATCGGGCAACAATAATTCGACCACCTCGGTCACCAACCGCTCGGAAAACAATTTCTGGGGCAGCCTGGAAAAGAATATCCGCGACATGCTGCGCGAAACGACGCTGGGCGACGCGCCGAGCACGATCTCGTCGGCCGCGCCCCCACCCGCGCCGGGCGCCGCCCAGCCGCAGCCGGGCCAGCCGGCCCAGCCCACGCCGCCAGCCGTGCCCGACAACGTGCTGGCCGCCTTCAATGCCTCGTCCAGCGAGCGCCAGCGCAACGCGCCGTCGGTGATCGTCAACGCCGAAGGCGGCTTGCTGGCGGTGCGCGCGACCGGGCGCCAGCACGAAAAGATCCAGCAATTTCTCGACATCGTGCTCGGCAGCGCCAAGCGCCAGGTGCTGATCGAAGCGACCATCATCGAAGTGCGCCTGTCCGACCAGTACCAGCAGGGCATCAACTGGAGCCGCCTGCACGGCGGGCTGACCCTGACCCAGAAACCGGTCGGCGGCACGCTGCCCGGCTCGAACGTGGCCATCGGCACCACGCCGGGGCTGTTTTCGATCAATTACATCAATCCCACCTCGGCGCTGGGCAACATCACCACCGCGATCCAGCTGCTCGAATCGTTCGGCAAGGTCAAAGTGCTGTCCAGCCCCAAGATCAGCGTGCTGAACAACCAGACCGCGATGCTGAAAGTGGTCGACAACAACGTCTTCTTCACCATCAAGGTCACGCCCGCCGTGATCGGCGTGAACGGCAACGTCACCACGCCCGCCACCTACGAATCGAAGCTCGAAACCGTGCCGGTCGGCTTTGTGATGAGCGTGACACCCCAGATTGCCGACTCGGACGAAGTCACCCTCAACGTGCGCCCGACGATCACCCGCATCGTCGGCTACGTGACCGACCCCAACCCGGCGCTGGCCGCCGAAAACGTGATCAGCCAGGTGCCGGTGATCCAGGCGCGCGAAGTCGAATCCATCCTCAAGGTCTACAGCGGCGACATTTCCGTGCTGGGCGGGCTGATGCAGGACTCGGTCGACAACGCCAAGGATGCGGTGCCGGGCGCGGGCGTGCTGCCGGTGATCGGCAATTTCTTCTCGTACCGCAATGAGAAAGTCAGCAAGACGGAGCTGGTGATCTTCATCCGGCCGGTGGTGGTGAAGAATGCCAGCATCAACGGCGACTACAAGGATTACCGCTACCTGCTGCCCGACACCAGCGGCGCCGTGTCGGAGCCGTACTCCGAACCCGTGCGCGGAAAGGTGAACTGA
- a CDS encoding type II secretion system protein, translated as MKMQSHGKFIRTAQAGFTLIELIVVIVILGILAATALPKFADLGGDARAATMKAGKGSLEAVSAMVHGKYLIAPTAAVSLEGTSVTVTNGYPAGNAALLEAAGLKDTDYQLITTAQSSANTPTTVAGEVAIVPLSVSGTVKGLNCYVHYKPAVAAVAPATDATPPVITVKATSC; from the coding sequence ATGAAAATGCAATCCCACGGTAAGTTCATTCGCACTGCTCAAGCTGGCTTCACCCTGATCGAACTGATCGTTGTGATCGTCATTCTCGGTATCCTCGCCGCCACCGCGCTGCCAAAATTCGCCGACCTCGGCGGTGACGCGCGCGCTGCCACCATGAAGGCAGGCAAGGGTTCGCTGGAAGCCGTCTCGGCCATGGTGCACGGCAAGTACCTGATCGCCCCAACCGCGGCCGTGTCGCTCGAAGGCACTTCGGTGACGGTTACCAACGGTTACCCTGCCGGTAATGCCGCCCTGCTCGAAGCAGCCGGCCTGAAAGACACCGACTACCAGCTGATCACCACCGCGCAAAGCTCGGCCAATACGCCGACCACCGTCGCCGGCGAAGTCGCCATCGTGCCGCTGAGCGTGTCGGGCACCGTCAAGGGCTTGAACTGCTACGTGCACTACAAGCCAGCCGTCGCGGCAGTGGCCCCGGCCACCGATGCGACCCCGCCGGTGATCACTGTCAAAGCCACGTCCTGCTAA
- a CDS encoding GspE/PulE family protein: MARPEKVRLGEILVQQNLLSEEQLGAALQDQKRTGRKLGRVFIENGFVTEEQISGALAKQLDIPYINLKFYNTNPDIVRQLPETQARRFRAIALEDRRGALLIGMSDPTDLFAYDEIARLVKRNIELAVVNETEVLAAIDRIYRRTDEITDFARELEQDLGDTFVDFGTLAANPNLEEAPIVKLLQSVFDDATQVRASDIHIEPQETRLQIRFRIDGVLHLQTEADIKIATPLALRLKLMSDLDISEKRLPQDGRFAVKVKQQRIDVRISTMPTQYGESVVMRLLNQGGTTLRLDAIGMPARLVEKFRAIVQRPNGLVLVTGPTGSGKTTTLYSALAELNSVEKKLITVEDPVEYRLAGINQVQVNEKIDLSFARVLRSALRQDPDIVLVGEMRDQETAQIGLRAAMTGHLVLSTLHTNDAASTPLRLMDMGVPRYMVGSSLQAVLAQRLVRVICESCTTTYELTPTEREWLRAELHEHAETTQFFHGKGCSHCNGMGYRGRTGVYELLEMTRAVVDAANHPDPAHFLKAAHAEMQGETLRRHAVQLAVQGRTTVSEAMRISNQIEE; the protein is encoded by the coding sequence ATGGCACGCCCAGAAAAAGTCCGCCTCGGCGAAATCCTCGTCCAGCAAAACCTGTTATCCGAAGAACAGCTGGGTGCGGCGTTGCAGGATCAGAAACGCACCGGCCGCAAACTGGGCCGGGTGTTTATCGAAAACGGTTTCGTGACCGAGGAACAGATTTCGGGCGCGCTCGCCAAGCAGCTCGACATTCCCTACATTAACCTCAAGTTTTACAACACCAACCCGGACATCGTGCGCCAGTTGCCGGAAACCCAGGCAAGGCGTTTCCGCGCCATCGCGCTGGAAGACCGGCGCGGCGCGCTGCTGATCGGCATGTCCGACCCGACCGACCTGTTCGCCTACGACGAGATCGCGCGCCTGGTCAAACGCAATATCGAGCTGGCCGTGGTCAATGAAACCGAGGTGCTGGCCGCGATCGACCGCATCTACCGCCGCACCGACGAGATCACCGACTTCGCGCGCGAGCTGGAACAGGATCTGGGCGACACCTTCGTCGACTTCGGCACCCTGGCCGCCAATCCGAACCTGGAAGAGGCACCCATCGTCAAGCTGCTGCAATCGGTGTTCGACGACGCCACCCAGGTGCGCGCCTCGGACATCCACATCGAACCGCAGGAAACGCGGCTGCAGATCCGTTTCCGCATCGATGGCGTGCTGCACCTGCAAACCGAGGCCGATATCAAGATCGCCACGCCGCTGGCGCTGCGCCTGAAACTCATGTCCGACCTCGACATTTCCGAAAAACGCTTGCCGCAGGATGGCCGCTTCGCCGTCAAGGTCAAGCAGCAACGGATCGACGTGCGGATTTCGACCATGCCGACCCAGTACGGCGAATCGGTCGTCATGCGGCTGCTGAACCAGGGCGGCACCACGCTGCGGCTGGACGCGATCGGCATGCCGGCGCGCCTGGTGGAAAAATTTCGCGCCATCGTGCAGCGCCCCAACGGCCTGGTGCTGGTCACCGGCCCCACGGGGAGCGGCAAGACCACCACCCTGTACAGCGCGCTGGCGGAACTCAATTCCGTCGAGAAAAAGCTGATCACGGTGGAAGACCCGGTCGAGTACCGCCTGGCCGGCATCAACCAGGTGCAGGTCAACGAGAAAATCGACCTGTCGTTCGCGCGCGTGCTGCGCTCCGCGCTGCGCCAGGATCCCGACATTGTGCTCGTCGGCGAGATGCGCGACCAGGAAACCGCCCAGATCGGCCTGCGCGCCGCCATGACGGGTCACCTGGTGCTCTCCACCTTGCACACCAACGATGCCGCCAGCACCCCGCTGCGCCTGATGGACATGGGCGTGCCGCGCTATATGGTCGGCAGTTCGTTGCAGGCGGTGCTGGCGCAGCGCCTGGTGCGGGTGATTTGCGAAAGCTGTACCACCACCTACGAGCTCACGCCGACCGAACGCGAATGGCTGCGCGCGGAATTGCACGAGCATGCCGAGACCACCCAGTTTTTCCACGGCAAAGGATGTTCGCATTGCAACGGCATGGGTTACCGCGGCCGGACCGGCGTGTACGAGCTGCTGGAAATGACGCGCGCCGTGGTGGACGCGGCCAACCACCCCGATCCGGCCCACTTCCTGAAAGCGGCGCATGCCGAAATGCAGGGCGAAACCTTGCGCCGCCACGCCGTGCAGCTGGCCGTGCAGGGCCGCACCACGGTGTCCGAAGCGATGCGCATCAGTAACCAGATCGAGGAATAA
- a CDS encoding type II secretion system F family protein has translation MPFFAYKGRNAKGELMQGVLEGADSGAVADQLFGNGVTPLEISPTSRAVTSSGEEESWLDRMFEKKVTSMDVQLFSRQLYTLLKSGVPIMRGLAGLQESAISKSFGKVIKDLRESLDSGRELSAAMRRHPDVFSNFYLSMVRVGEMTGRLEDVFLRLFDHLEFDRDMRERVKTATRYPMFVMIAMLLAMIVVNIFVIPQFVKVFESFNSQLPLMTRILIASSNFMVRFWPALLGFSVVAFFGWRSYINSTEGRMWWDRVRLRIPIAGKIILKGTMARFARSFALSMKSGVPMVQALTVVSQTVDNAYLSSRVEQMRDGVERGESILRTAVAAGVFTPIVLQMVAVGEETGSLDDLMDEIGQMYEREVDYELKTLSAQIEPIMIVFLGAMVLVLALGIFLPIWDLGKAALHK, from the coding sequence GTGCCGTTCTTCGCCTACAAGGGACGCAATGCCAAAGGCGAGCTGATGCAAGGCGTGCTGGAGGGCGCCGACAGCGGGGCCGTGGCCGATCAGCTGTTCGGCAACGGCGTCACGCCGCTCGAGATCAGCCCGACCAGCCGCGCCGTCACCAGCAGCGGCGAAGAGGAGAGCTGGCTCGACCGCATGTTCGAGAAAAAAGTCACCTCGATGGATGTGCAGTTGTTCAGCCGTCAACTCTACACCTTGCTTAAATCCGGCGTGCCCATCATGCGCGGGCTGGCCGGGCTGCAGGAATCGGCCATCAGCAAGTCTTTCGGCAAGGTCATCAAGGACTTGCGCGAGTCGCTCGATTCCGGGCGCGAACTGTCGGCGGCCATGCGCCGCCATCCGGACGTGTTCTCCAATTTTTACCTGTCGATGGTGCGCGTGGGCGAAATGACGGGGCGCCTGGAAGACGTGTTCCTGCGCCTGTTCGACCACCTCGAATTCGACCGCGACATGCGCGAACGGGTCAAGACGGCCACGCGCTACCCGATGTTTGTGATGATCGCCATGCTGCTGGCGATGATCGTGGTGAACATTTTCGTCATTCCCCAGTTCGTGAAGGTGTTCGAGAGCTTCAATTCGCAGTTGCCGCTGATGACGCGCATCCTGATCGCCAGCTCGAACTTCATGGTGCGCTTCTGGCCGGCGCTGCTGGGCTTCTCGGTGGTGGCGTTTTTCGGCTGGCGCAGCTACATCAATTCCACAGAGGGCCGCATGTGGTGGGACCGGGTGCGCCTGCGCATCCCGATTGCCGGCAAGATCATCCTGAAAGGCACCATGGCGCGCTTTGCGCGCAGTTTCGCGCTGTCGATGAAGAGCGGGGTGCCGATGGTGCAGGCGCTCACGGTGGTGTCGCAAACGGTCGACAATGCCTATCTGTCTTCGCGCGTGGAGCAGATGCGCGATGGCGTCGAGCGCGGCGAGAGCATCTTGCGCACGGCGGTGGCGGCCGGGGTGTTTACGCCGATCGTGCTGCAGATGGTGGCGGTGGGCGAGGAAACCGGTTCGCTCGACGATCTGATGGATGAAATCGGCCAGATGTACGAGCGCGAAGTCGATTACGAACTGAAAACCCTGTCGGCCCAGATCGAGCCGATCATGATCGTGTTCCTGGGGGCGATGGTGCTGGTGCTGGCGCTGGGCATCTTCCTGCCGATCTGGGATTTGGGCAAAGCCGCTTTGCATAAATGA